From a single Candidatus Sulfotelmatobacter sp. genomic region:
- a CDS encoding GAF domain-containing protein, which produces MTQHNDSGMMEEIVLPEHLLPLGSVLGEGVSAQELCAVLARIFSVQQTEVALMRLEGGLLRFIFPEYLRTTGSIPLSSKAVAAHTALSKKAEIFNNFARVKHASIFETIKPGSSDADEPIQPAPIQKLMSVPIMDRDLVVVGVIQISRKALDAKLAKDFSREDLHDLELAAGLLATAPALLEN; this is translated from the coding sequence ATGACTCAACATAACGACTCCGGGATGATGGAAGAGATTGTTCTACCTGAGCATTTACTTCCGCTGGGCTCAGTCCTCGGCGAGGGCGTGTCGGCCCAAGAGCTGTGCGCGGTTCTGGCCAGGATTTTCAGCGTACAGCAAACTGAGGTCGCTCTGATGCGGTTGGAAGGCGGACTGCTCCGCTTCATATTTCCCGAGTACCTGCGGACCACTGGATCGATTCCGCTGTCTAGCAAAGCCGTGGCAGCCCACACGGCGTTAAGTAAGAAGGCGGAGATCTTCAACAACTTTGCCCGCGTGAAACATGCCAGCATCTTCGAAACCATCAAACCCGGCAGCAGCGATGCGGACGAGCCGATCCAACCGGCTCCCATTCAGAAGCTGATGTCGGTGCCGATCATGGACCGGGATCTGGTGGTGGTAGGAGTGATTCAGATTTCGCGCAAAGCGCTGGACGCGAAGCTTGCCAAAGATTTCAGCCGCGAGGATCTGCACGATCTGGAGCTGGCGGCAGGGCTTCTGGCGACGGCTCCGGCGTTGCTGGAGAACTAA